The Candidatus Poribacteria bacterium genome has a segment encoding these proteins:
- a CDS encoding LamG domain-containing protein, producing the protein MRVKVYYICAVLLMLSLSAPVVFADPGAQEDNLLGWWLFDSEKDEMGNWDDIDLHGAELKGGQLIVETGKWAHALEYSGPDIEEKTLMTWVALDNLAATKGSALTLDKATEDQFNAIVYAERQPNQWMSGSSWFHRTEDFPKAHNEKKEGEMVYLAFTYEDKGGTYKITGYRNGESLGSYEKGEIKTWPTGDAEIIWGKRHTNGLGGPGELNAHIEESRIYAVALTEAEVNGMEPESLDVVPQGKLATQWAKLKRK; encoded by the coding sequence ATGAGAGTAAAAGTCTATTACATCTGTGCTGTACTGCTGATGTTGAGTCTCTCGGCCCCCGTGGTCTTCGCAGATCCAGGTGCTCAAGAAGATAACCTGCTTGGGTGGTGGCTATTTGATAGCGAAAAAGACGAGATGGGGAACTGGGACGATATAGATCTCCACGGTGCCGAACTCAAAGGTGGTCAGCTGATTGTGGAGACAGGAAAATGGGCACACGCCCTCGAATACAGTGGACCCGACATTGAAGAGAAAACATTGATGACCTGGGTCGCTCTGGACAACCTCGCCGCGACGAAAGGCTCAGCACTCACGTTAGATAAAGCCACAGAGGACCAATTTAACGCGATTGTCTATGCCGAACGCCAACCGAATCAATGGATGTCTGGAAGCAGTTGGTTCCACCGCACGGAAGACTTCCCAAAAGCGCACAACGAGAAGAAGGAAGGCGAAATGGTTTACTTAGCCTTCACTTACGAAGATAAGGGTGGAACTTACAAGATTACGGGATACCGCAACGGTGAGAGCCTCGGCAGTTATGAAAAGGGTGAGATCAAAACCTGGCCCACAGGTGATGCTGAAATAATTTGGGGAAAACGGCATACAAACGGACTCGGTGGTCCCGGAGAGCTCAACGCGCACATTGAAGAATCCCGAATCTACGCCGTCGCGTTGACCGAAGCTGAAGTTAACGGAATGGAACCCGAGAGTCTCGATGTTGTCCCCCAAGGGAAACTCGCGACCCAATGGGCAAAGCTTAAACGGAAATAG
- a CDS encoding DUF1080 domain-containing protein — MMDVMKNRLALLLMCISLYAVPLATAEEHVWTFDNDASDWAPANGSWEVGEGIYKQTTRWGEAQKALVDGVEWGDHTLEAKVRIDDGHWGGIVFRAQNEFEYYVYLICPKENKSELWRHKRSTAFKDGFEARDEIEHDIEPIGLTLTRNEWFTLRVVVEGSRIAVAINDIEQGVFLDDAYPVGKVGVWTWDTQASFDDVNVKGNTTTSLTAIEPQGKLATSWAAIKRQ; from the coding sequence ATGATGGACGTTATGAAAAACCGACTCGCCCTGCTCCTCATGTGCATCAGTCTCTATGCCGTCCCTCTCGCAACTGCTGAAGAACACGTTTGGACCTTTGATAATGATGCCTCCGATTGGGCACCCGCGAACGGCAGCTGGGAAGTCGGAGAAGGCATCTATAAACAAACGACACGCTGGGGTGAAGCACAAAAGGCATTGGTTGACGGGGTAGAATGGGGAGACCATACGTTGGAAGCGAAAGTCCGTATTGATGACGGACACTGGGGCGGTATCGTCTTCCGAGCACAAAATGAATTTGAGTACTATGTGTACCTCATCTGTCCGAAAGAGAATAAGTCGGAGTTATGGCGACACAAACGCAGCACTGCTTTTAAAGACGGATTTGAAGCACGCGATGAAATCGAACACGACATTGAACCTATCGGACTCACGCTGACGCGCAACGAATGGTTCACGCTCCGAGTTGTCGTTGAAGGCAGTCGCATCGCAGTTGCGATTAACGACATAGAACAGGGTGTCTTTCTTGATGATGCCTATCCCGTTGGGAAAGTCGGTGTCTGGACGTGGGATACACAAGCCAGTTTTGATGACGTGAACGTGAAGGGTAACACCACAACATCCCTTACGGCAATTGAGCCTCAGGGGAAACTCGCAACGTCCTGGGCAGCTATAAAGAGACAGTGA
- a CDS encoding endonuclease MutS2 yields the protein MVSSVEKALEYDKIRALLKKYTASQLGTARVDTLAPSCDVDKVRYLLTLCSETKFFHQVYGGIPLNGLKDIRKSLTHAAKTGALLDAEELLDVRKVAQIPEDIHRVFKKRDREEFPNLFAIVDALPVFPALVEAISHCIDADGILLDRASPELRALRRKLSRLRENIHQKLEATLRSPEHQKAIQEQVITSRNNRYVIPIKQEARSSFRGVVQGQSTSGATFFVEPLEIVQMNNALHETAEAEQREIRRILLDLTDRVRDHLHELELSLDLLAEFDFLNAKARFSLALDAVEPKLNTRGVVKLIEARHPLLEFHLQNERPSDADSDRSTDLPTRVVPTNIHIGKTFNTLIITGPNTGGKTVVLKTVGLLTLMAQSGLHIPAEHGSQVAIFDEVFADIGDDQGIEQSLSTFSSHITKIAEMLRKIEHAKYSLVLLDEIGAGTDPSEGTALGMALLEWLGERQVNTIVTTHYGALKAYAHTQHTMENASMEFDWTTLRPTYRLQIGIPGSSNALKIASQLGIPTEILDEAQTHLGNNTVAVEDLLVRLQQTQDELETERTHLHHKIQKAEVASEKHTQLLQTLETERHTLKQQAESEARDIVNNARTTVEKLVADIRKQQASKNSIRNAFSQIESAKKSLKKEPPKKQSHPPKLKVNVGDKVRVKKLDRFGEVLAIKSRGKTPLQILVGNMQMQAAYHEIDSVHPKQESSNLSTSVLDIQYSKSNTISGELNIRGLLVKEALDVTDKYLDDAYLAGLPTVRILHGKGTGALRKAVHDELREDPRVTKYQFAPLSQGGEGVTVVTFKE from the coding sequence GTGGTATCCAGTGTTGAAAAAGCATTAGAATACGACAAAATCCGTGCACTCCTGAAAAAATACACCGCTTCTCAACTCGGAACGGCACGTGTTGACACCCTCGCGCCCTCTTGCGATGTCGATAAAGTCCGCTATCTACTCACGTTGTGCAGTGAAACGAAATTCTTTCATCAAGTTTACGGTGGAATACCGCTGAACGGTTTAAAGGATATCCGCAAATCGCTAACCCACGCTGCCAAGACAGGCGCGCTTTTAGATGCTGAGGAACTTCTTGATGTCCGAAAGGTCGCACAGATTCCCGAAGACATCCATCGTGTCTTCAAAAAACGTGATCGGGAGGAGTTTCCCAACCTCTTCGCGATTGTCGATGCCCTGCCGGTGTTCCCAGCGTTAGTTGAAGCAATCAGCCATTGCATTGACGCTGACGGAATACTGCTGGATCGCGCAAGTCCTGAGTTGCGCGCCCTCCGTCGCAAATTGTCGCGTCTTCGTGAAAATATACACCAAAAGCTCGAAGCGACGCTGCGTTCACCGGAACATCAGAAAGCAATTCAGGAACAGGTCATCACCTCTCGAAACAATCGGTATGTTATTCCAATAAAACAGGAAGCGCGTTCATCTTTTCGAGGCGTCGTTCAGGGACAATCTACAAGTGGGGCAACCTTTTTTGTAGAGCCTTTGGAAATCGTCCAGATGAACAACGCCCTCCATGAAACCGCTGAAGCCGAACAACGTGAAATTCGACGCATCCTCCTTGACCTCACCGATCGCGTGCGCGACCACCTACACGAATTGGAACTGTCTCTCGATCTGTTAGCAGAATTCGATTTTTTGAACGCGAAGGCACGTTTTAGTCTCGCGTTAGACGCCGTTGAACCGAAATTGAATACCCGTGGTGTCGTCAAATTGATTGAAGCACGGCATCCGTTGTTAGAATTCCATCTTCAAAACGAGCGTCCCTCGGATGCCGATTCGGATAGAAGCACGGATCTACCAACGCGTGTTGTGCCGACAAACATCCATATCGGTAAAACGTTCAATACACTGATTATCACCGGTCCGAATACGGGTGGCAAGACCGTTGTTCTCAAAACGGTCGGGCTCTTAACGCTCATGGCACAATCCGGCTTACATATCCCAGCGGAACACGGAAGTCAGGTCGCTATCTTCGACGAGGTCTTTGCTGACATTGGCGATGACCAAGGTATAGAACAGAGTCTGAGTACTTTCTCCTCACATATCACGAAGATTGCGGAGATGCTTCGGAAAATCGAACACGCCAAATACTCGCTCGTGTTGTTGGACGAGATCGGTGCCGGAACGGATCCCAGTGAAGGAACCGCTCTCGGTATGGCACTCCTTGAGTGGCTCGGTGAAAGACAGGTGAATACCATCGTCACAACGCACTATGGCGCGCTCAAAGCGTATGCCCATACACAACACACCATGGAGAACGCTTCAATGGAGTTTGACTGGACGACGCTGCGTCCGACCTATCGACTCCAGATAGGTATACCTGGAAGTAGCAACGCTCTAAAAATCGCCTCGCAACTCGGAATCCCCACTGAAATTCTTGATGAAGCACAAACGCATTTAGGGAATAACACCGTCGCTGTTGAAGACCTTCTCGTGCGTTTACAGCAAACACAAGATGAACTGGAAACAGAACGCACACACTTACACCATAAGATTCAAAAAGCCGAAGTCGCCTCCGAGAAACATACACAACTCCTTCAAACCCTTGAAACCGAACGCCATACCTTAAAACAGCAGGCTGAGTCTGAGGCTCGCGACATCGTTAACAACGCACGCACAACCGTAGAGAAACTTGTCGCTGATATTCGCAAACAACAAGCCTCGAAAAATAGTATCCGAAACGCTTTTTCACAGATAGAGTCCGCCAAAAAATCGCTAAAAAAAGAACCCCCGAAAAAGCAATCTCATCCACCAAAACTTAAAGTTAACGTCGGTGATAAGGTCAGGGTCAAAAAACTCGACCGATTTGGAGAAGTCCTCGCTATCAAATCGCGCGGTAAAACACCCCTTCAGATTCTGGTTGGGAATATGCAAATGCAAGCCGCTTACCACGAAATCGATTCCGTGCATCCAAAACAGGAATCATCAAACCTTTCAACGTCTGTCCTCGATATCCAATACAGTAAATCCAATACAATCAGTGGTGAGTTGAATATCCGAGGATTGCTTGTAAAAGAGGCGTTAGACGTGACGGATAAGTATCTTGATGACGCGTATCTCGCGGGTCTCCCGACAGTTCGTATTCTTCACGGCAAAGGGACGGGTGCCTTGCGAAAAGCCGTTCATGACGAGTTGCGTGAGGATCCGCGTGTAACCAAATACCAATTCGCGCCACTCAGCCAAGGCGGTGAGGGCGTAACCGTCGTTACATTCAAAGAGTGA
- a CDS encoding tetratricopeptide repeat protein, with amino-acid sequence MARDQRLTKEEIQEDKFIEGLLTTYQFLKENLRTIIIVVGIVLIAVAGYAAYYQNQENRRAEATIALRDATETYRTAEESLFDAEKLAESEESLASAQTQLQQVFEKYPNTAFADQARYQYASSLYYQGNYAEARSQFQQIIANHQPENQIYSLYAQKAIGNTYEQESNYEKAVDAYQAKAFPPTPELPAEIRQFVLAEAKFNQAIVYEKLGNADAARAAYKEIVDEFRTTLEVGISQKSLEVIEDAKVVIAALGETLDLSNAEKLESEKRYYEAYVAYTDAIRTYKVNKDIQGGLSTELRKQIGSFEKEAITLINSIQNARRADDEGRESSALYSYDLVVELEKLGLSRRLYENALLHYKRLGSVQ; translated from the coding sequence ATGGCACGAGACCAACGCTTAACGAAAGAAGAAATCCAAGAAGACAAATTTATTGAAGGACTTCTAACAACCTACCAGTTCCTTAAAGAGAACCTGCGAACCATCATCATTGTGGTGGGAATAGTCCTTATCGCTGTCGCAGGCTATGCGGCATATTATCAGAATCAGGAAAACCGCCGCGCTGAAGCAACAATCGCGTTGCGGGACGCCACCGAAACCTATCGAACCGCCGAGGAAAGTCTTTTCGATGCAGAGAAATTAGCGGAAAGTGAAGAATCCCTCGCATCCGCCCAGACGCAGCTGCAACAGGTCTTTGAGAAATATCCGAATACCGCTTTTGCTGACCAAGCCCGGTATCAATACGCGAGTTCACTTTATTATCAGGGCAACTACGCAGAAGCACGCTCACAATTCCAACAGATTATTGCCAACCATCAACCCGAAAATCAGATCTACAGTCTGTACGCGCAGAAGGCAATAGGCAACACCTACGAACAGGAAAGCAACTACGAAAAAGCCGTTGACGCTTATCAGGCAAAAGCATTCCCGCCCACACCAGAACTCCCAGCAGAGATTCGGCAGTTCGTGCTTGCCGAAGCCAAATTTAATCAGGCAATTGTTTATGAAAAGTTGGGGAACGCCGATGCCGCGCGTGCCGCATATAAAGAGATCGTGGACGAATTCCGGACGACCCTTGAAGTCGGCATATCACAAAAGAGCCTTGAGGTCATTGAAGACGCAAAAGTTGTTATCGCTGCTCTCGGTGAAACGTTGGACCTCTCAAATGCGGAAAAACTGGAGAGCGAAAAGCGTTACTACGAGGCTTATGTCGCCTATACCGACGCGATTCGCACCTATAAAGTCAACAAAGACATTCAGGGCGGATTATCCACGGAGCTCCGAAAGCAGATCGGAAGTTTTGAAAAAGAAGCGATCACATTGATAAATAGCATTCAAAACGCCCGTCGTGCCGACGACGAAGGCAGAGAAAGTTCAGCACTTTACAGTTATGATCTGGTTGTTGAACTTGAAAAACTGGGGTTAAGTCGCCGCCTTTATGAGAACGCGCTGCTCCATTACAAACGTCTCGGCTCCGTCCAGTAA
- a CDS encoding transposase: MSKHLTRLKKLEKYQHWHIPYSWSLQNMLKRLAQSFREMKTLGRGHPQFKSCKKYKGMTFDGIQAPLEKVLEKQKHQRNHPTYKIRLNGRWYRFALHRAIEGKILRVQVTRDALGDVYITLTEDFTEVRYEPKTGKAEGFDFGIKDFLTTSDGEKPASPMFYKQNAEKLAKAQQEHSRKVKGSHNRERERKKVARIHKKTANQRTDHHWKLAIELCREFDILFFEDLNLEGMKRLWGKQVSDLAFGEFMRKLKHQSHKRIRSVLKIGRWTPTTKCCCVCGHKNENLTLTDRHWQCPECDTYLDRDQNAAINILKEGVASFALGEVNPIVLFNKIVGISVEASSPLLKTTNASA, from the coding sequence ATGTCCAAGCACTTGACGAGACTCAAAAAACTTGAGAAGTATCAGCATTGGCATATCCCGTATTCGTGGTCTCTGCAAAACATGCTCAAACGTTTGGCACAGTCCTTTCGAGAAATGAAAACGCTTGGACGCGGACACCCCCAATTCAAGTCGTGTAAGAAATACAAGGGAATGACGTTTGATGGCATACAAGCCCCGCTTGAAAAAGTTTTGGAGAAACAGAAACACCAGAGAAACCATCCGACCTACAAAATCCGCTTGAATGGACGCTGGTATCGCTTCGCCTTGCATCGTGCGATTGAAGGTAAAATCCTTCGCGTTCAGGTTACAAGGGACGCACTTGGAGATGTGTATATCACCCTCACAGAAGATTTTACGGAAGTCCGATACGAACCCAAGACGGGTAAAGCCGAAGGGTTTGATTTTGGTATCAAAGACTTCTTGACTACCAGTGATGGTGAAAAGCCTGCCTCCCCGATGTTCTACAAACAGAATGCCGAGAAGTTGGCGAAAGCCCAGCAGGAGCATTCTCGCAAGGTCAAAGGGTCTCATAATCGAGAACGCGAACGCAAGAAAGTTGCGCGTATCCATAAGAAAACGGCAAATCAACGAACCGATCATCATTGGAAACTTGCGATAGAGTTGTGTCGTGAGTTTGATATTCTGTTCTTTGAGGACCTGAACCTTGAAGGAATGAAACGCCTTTGGGGTAAACAGGTCTCCGATCTTGCCTTCGGTGAGTTCATGCGAAAACTCAAGCATCAATCTCATAAGCGTATCCGCTCTGTGCTGAAGATTGGGCGATGGACTCCCACCACAAAGTGCTGTTGTGTGTGTGGACATAAAAATGAAAACCTCACGCTCACAGATCGTCATTGGCAGTGTCCTGAATGTGATACATATCTTGACCGCGACCAAAACGCTGCTATCAATATCCTTAAGGAAGGGGTAGCTTCCTTTGCGTTAGGAGAAGTAAATCCTATTGTTTTGTTTAACAAAATTGTAGGTATCTCCGTTGAAGCGAGTAGTCCGCTTCTGAAAACCACAAATGCTTCTGCTTAA
- a CDS encoding redoxin domain-containing protein, with protein MADVGSAAPDFTLTGAVNQEDVEVSLSDYAGKNLVVLFYPLAFSPVCAEQVPDFNESLSAIQAKNTEVIAINRDSTFAHKAWSEVLGGVDFPLLADMNLTVSKQFGMALEDVGITTRGVIIIDTSGNIAFKHVEAAPPDNTLSPAQVLGELDKLQ; from the coding sequence ATGGCAGATGTAGGAAGTGCTGCACCGGATTTCACACTCACAGGTGCAGTTAACCAAGAAGATGTTGAAGTTTCATTGAGCGACTACGCAGGCAAAAATTTAGTCGTGCTTTTCTACCCGCTCGCTTTTTCACCGGTCTGTGCTGAACAGGTGCCAGATTTCAACGAAAGTTTGTCAGCGATTCAAGCGAAAAATACCGAAGTCATCGCCATCAATCGCGATTCAACGTTTGCCCATAAGGCATGGAGTGAAGTGCTCGGTGGTGTCGATTTTCCGCTTCTTGCCGACATGAACCTTACCGTCTCTAAGCAGTTCGGTATGGCACTCGAAGACGTCGGTATTACCACGCGTGGTGTCATTATCATCGATACGTCTGGCAATATCGCCTTCAAACACGTCGAAGCGGCGCCCCCCGACAATACGTTGTCACCTGCGCAAGTTCTGGGTGAGTTAGACAAATTGCAATAA